Proteins from a single region of Punica granatum isolate Tunisia-2019 chromosome 8, ASM765513v2, whole genome shotgun sequence:
- the LOC116187766 gene encoding trafficking protein particle complex II-specific subunit 120 homolog isoform X2 — MEPDVSIETGAMIRVAVLPIGHIPAQLLRDYTGMLLRHHTIALSAVSSFYTEHQKSPFAHQPWDSGSLRFRFVIGGCPPSPWEDFQSNRKILAVIGICHCPSSPDLDSVTDQFSSACKGYSSALVQRCFAFCPSDSQLEDGNKKEGNLILFPPADHQTQEFHLNTMMQDIAASLLMEFEKWVLKAESAGTILKTPLDSQASLSSEEAKKRRLGRAQKTIGDYCLLAGSPVDANAHYTTALELARLTGDYFWYAGALEGSVCALLLDRMGHIDPVLIDEVKYRYNSVILHYRKSSIQDNTQRVSPLSFELEATLKLARFLCRRELPKDVVELLTNAADGARSLIDASDRLVLYVEIARLYGAIGYHRKAAFFSRQVAQMYLQQENRLNAISAMQVLAMTTKAYRVHTRASDSEHSQNDEAGPSPGNSGKVHHHSVVSLFECQWSTLQMVVLREILLSAVRAGDPLAAWSAAARLLRSYYPLITPAGQNGLANALANSAGRLPSGTRCADPALPFIRLYSFPLLSSQADIVKRNPAREDWWMGSAPSGPFIYTPFSKGESNDSSKQELIWVVGEPVQVLVELANPCGFDLRVDSIYLSVHSENFDAFPVSVNLPPNSSKVITLSGIPTSVGQVTIPGCTVHCFGVITEHLFKDVENLLLGAAQGLVLSDPFRSCGSTKLRNISAPKISVVPQLPLLVPHIVGGDGSIILYEGEIHDVWISLSNAGTVPVEQAHISLSGKNQDSVISIAYETLKSSLPLKPGAQVTVPVTLKAWQLSMSDPDTVSGRSGLGSTGRHFKDGNSPTLVIHYAGPVAEPEDPTSAGTIPPGRRLVVPLPVCVFQGLSFVKARLLSMEIPAYVTKNNPIPTFVESNSPEEVAGSEITMDKLVKIDPFRGSWGLRFLELELSNPTDVVFEISVSVQIENSMSGDNQVANQDAAEFFYPKTRIDRDYSARVLIPLEHFKLPVLDESFLLGHPQADGVGSNRNGSFSEKNAKAELNASIEKLISRIKVRWRSGRNSSGELNIKDAIQKALQTSVMDVLLPDPLTFGFRLVKAGLANADAKVETPTSKSCVAANEITPMEVMVRNNTKELIKMSLNVTCRDVAGENCVEGSNATVLWSGVLSGISLEVPPLQETRHSFSLYFLVPGEYTLVAAAVIEDANDILRARAKSDSPDEPIFCRGPPFHVRVVGTA, encoded by the exons ATGGAGCCCGACGTCAGCATCGAGACGGGCGCCATGATCCGCGTCGCCGTCCTCCCGATCGGCCACATCCCCGCCCAGCTCCTCCGTGACTACACCGGCATGCTGCTCCGCCACCACACCATCGCCCTCTCCGCCGTCAGCTCCTTCTACACCGAGCACCAGAAGTCCCCCTTCGCCCACCAGCCCTGGGACTCCGGCTCCCTGCGCTTCCGCTTCGTAATCGGGGGGTGCCCTCCCAGCCCCTGGGAGGACTTCCAGTCCAACCGCAAGATCCTTGCCGTCATTGGGATCTGCCACTGCCCCTCATCCCCCGATCTCGACTCCGTGACCGACCAGTTCAGCTCCGCTTGCAAGGGATACTCCTCCGCGCTCGTCCAGCGGTGCTTCGCGTTCTGCCCCAGCGATTCTCAG CTAGAGGATGGCAATAAAAAGGAGGGAAACCTTATATTGTTCCCTCCTGCTGACCACCAGACGCAGGAGTTCCATTTAAACACGATGATGCAAGATATCGCGGCGTCGCTGCTGATGGAATTTGAGAAATGGGTTCTTAAGGCCGAATCTGCTGGAACTATTCTTAAGACGCCTCTCGATTCTCAAGCCAGTCTCAGCTCAGAGGAG GCAAAAAAGCGACGACTTGGCAGAGCACAGAAGACAATTGGTGATTATTGTTTGTTAGCTGGATCTCCTGTTGATGCCAATGCACATTATACTACCGCGTTAGAACTTGCTAGACTGACTGGAGATTACTTCTGGTATGCTGGAGCATTAGAAGGCAGTGTTTGTGCCTTGCTG TTGGACCGGATGGGCCACATAGATCCAGTGCTAATTGATGAGGTTAAGTATCGCTACAACAGTGTCATATTGCACTACAGAAAGTCCTCCATACAAGACAATACACAAAG AGTTTCCCCATTGAGCTTTGAACTTGAGGCCACCTTGAAACTGGCAAGATTCCTTTGCAG AAGGGAGCTACCGAAGGATGTTGTGGAGTTGTTGACTAATGCTGCAGATGGTGCAAGGTCTTTGATTGATGCAAGTGACAGGCTTGTTTTATATGTGGAGATAGCTCGTTTGTATGGGGCTATCGGTTACCATAGGAAGGCTGCCTTTTTTTCAAGGCAGGTAGCTCAGATGTATTTGCAGCAAGAAAATAGATTGAATGCAATTAGTGCCATGCAAGTTTTGGCCATGACAACCAAAGCATATCGCGTTCATACCAGGGCATCTGACTCCGAGCATTCCCAGAATGAT GAAGCTGGACCAAGCCCGGGAAATAGCGGGAAGGTGCATCACCATTCAGTGGTCTCACTCTTTGAGTGCCAATGGAGCACTTTGCAGATGGTTGTGCTTCGAGAGATACTTCTTTCTGCTGTTCGTGCAGGAGATCCTCTTGCTGCCTGGAGTGCAGCGGCTCGTCTGCTTAGATCATACTACCCTCTGATTACACCGGCTGGGCAAAATGGTCTTGCCAATGCACTCGCTAATTCTGCTGGGAGGCTGCCTTCTGGAACGCGTTGTGCAGATCCTGCCTTGCCTTTTATTAG GTTGTATTCTTTTCCTCTACTATCTTCACAAGCAGACATTGTAAAACGCAACCCAGCTAGAGAGGATTGGTGGATGGGATCAGCTCCCTCTGGACCATTCATCTATACACCATTTAGCAAGGGAGAGTCCAATGATAGCTCTAAGCAGGAGCTCATATGGGTTGTTGGTGAACCAGTTCAGGTCTTGGTTGAGCTGGCAAATCCTTGTGGCTTTGATTTGAGGGTCGATAGTATATACCTCTCTGTTCattctgaaaattttgatGCCTTCCCAGTCAGCGTTAATCTCCCTCCCAATTCATCAAAGGTGATAACCTTGTCAGGAATACCGACCTCAGTTGGGCAAGTAACAATCCCTGGGTGTACTGTTCATTGTTTTGGTGTTATCACCGAGCACCTCTTTAAGGATGTTGAAAATCTTCTTCTTGGGGCAGCACAGGGTCTTGTTCTCTCTGACCCGTTCCGAAGTTGCGGGTCCACTAAGTTGAGAAATATATCTGCTCCAAAAATATCTGTAGTACCCCAGCTTCCACTATTAGTGCCGCACATTGTGGGTGGTGACGGCTCCATCATTCTATATGAAGGTGAAATTCACGACGTGTGGATTAGTCTATCTAATGCCGGTACAGTCCCCGTCGAACAGGCACATATTTCCTTATCAGGAAAGAACCAAGATTCAGTTATTTCAATTGCATATGAGACGTTAAAATCCTCTCTTCCTCTTAAACCTGGGGCTCAAGTGACCGTACCTGTAACCTTGAAAGCTTGGCAACTTAGCATGTCAGATCCTGATACTGTTTCCGGTAGGAGCGGCTTGGGAAGCACAGGGAGGCATTTTAAGGATGGCAATAGTCCTACATTGGTGATACATTATGCAG GGCCCGTTGCAGAGCCTGAAGATCCCACATCTGCTGGAACTATACCACCAGGAAGACGCCTTGTGGTTCCTTTACCAGTTTGTGTTTTCCAGGGCTTGTCCTTTGTGAAGGCTCGTTTGCTTTCTATGGAGATTCCTGCTTATGTTACCAAAAACAATCCCATACCAACTTTTGTGGAAAGCAACTCCCCTGAAGAAGTTGCTGGCTCGGAAATTACGATGGATAAGCTTGTTAAGATTGACCCTTTCCGAGGAAGTTGGGGGCTCCGATTCCTCGAGCTTGAGCTCTCTAATCCGACTGATGTGGTGTTTGAAATTAGCGTCTCTGTTCAGATTGAAAATTCTATGAGTGGAGATAACCAGGTGGCCAATCAAGATGCTGCTGAATTTTTTTATCCTAAGACAAGAATTGATCGGGATTACTCAGCACGGGTTCTAATACCACTTGAGCACTTCAAATTACCCGTCCTAGATGAGTCTTTCTTGCTAGGACATCCACAGGCTGATGGGGTTGGTAGCAATAGGAATGGGAGCTTCTCGGAGAAAAACGCCAAAGCTGAGCTGAATgcttccattgaaaagttgatATCCAGAATAAAAGTAAGGTGGCGATCAGGACGGAACAGCTCTGGGGAACTGAACATAAAGGATGCTATACAGAAAGCCCTTCAAACTTCCGTGATGGATGTGTTGCTACCGGATCCATTGACATTCGGGTTCCGGCTTGTGAAGGCTGGCTTGGCAAATGCGGACGCCAAGGTAGAAACACCCACATCGAAGAGTTGTGTGGCGGCCAATGAGATTACTCCAATGGAGGTTATGGTACGCAATAACACGAAGGAGTTGATCAAGATGAGTCTTAATGTGACGTGCAGGGATGTTGCTGGAGAGAATTGTGTTGAAGGTTCTAATGCCACTGTCCTGTGGTCAG GTGTACTGAGTGGAATCTCGTTGGAAGTTCCCCCGCTTCAAGAGACCAGGCATTCGTTCTCCTTGTATTTCCTTGTCCCTGGAGAATACACATTGGTAGCTGCTGCAGTGATTGAAGATGCCAATGACATTCTGAGGGCTCGGGCCAAGAGCGATTCTCCCGACGAGCCCATATTCTGCCGTGGGCCCCCATTCCACGTCCGCGTTGTTGGCACTGCTTAA
- the LOC116187766 gene encoding trafficking protein particle complex II-specific subunit 120 homolog isoform X1, whose amino-acid sequence MEPDVSIETGAMIRVAVLPIGHIPAQLLRDYTGMLLRHHTIALSAVSSFYTEHQKSPFAHQPWDSGSLRFRFVIGGCPPSPWEDFQSNRKILAVIGICHCPSSPDLDSVTDQFSSACKGYSSALVQRCFAFCPSDSQLEDGNKKEGNLILFPPADHQTQEFHLNTMMQDIAASLLMEFEKWVLKAESAGTILKTPLDSQASLSSEEVIKAKKRRLGRAQKTIGDYCLLAGSPVDANAHYTTALELARLTGDYFWYAGALEGSVCALLLDRMGHIDPVLIDEVKYRYNSVILHYRKSSIQDNTQRVSPLSFELEATLKLARFLCRRELPKDVVELLTNAADGARSLIDASDRLVLYVEIARLYGAIGYHRKAAFFSRQVAQMYLQQENRLNAISAMQVLAMTTKAYRVHTRASDSEHSQNDEAGPSPGNSGKVHHHSVVSLFECQWSTLQMVVLREILLSAVRAGDPLAAWSAAARLLRSYYPLITPAGQNGLANALANSAGRLPSGTRCADPALPFIRLYSFPLLSSQADIVKRNPAREDWWMGSAPSGPFIYTPFSKGESNDSSKQELIWVVGEPVQVLVELANPCGFDLRVDSIYLSVHSENFDAFPVSVNLPPNSSKVITLSGIPTSVGQVTIPGCTVHCFGVITEHLFKDVENLLLGAAQGLVLSDPFRSCGSTKLRNISAPKISVVPQLPLLVPHIVGGDGSIILYEGEIHDVWISLSNAGTVPVEQAHISLSGKNQDSVISIAYETLKSSLPLKPGAQVTVPVTLKAWQLSMSDPDTVSGRSGLGSTGRHFKDGNSPTLVIHYAGPVAEPEDPTSAGTIPPGRRLVVPLPVCVFQGLSFVKARLLSMEIPAYVTKNNPIPTFVESNSPEEVAGSEITMDKLVKIDPFRGSWGLRFLELELSNPTDVVFEISVSVQIENSMSGDNQVANQDAAEFFYPKTRIDRDYSARVLIPLEHFKLPVLDESFLLGHPQADGVGSNRNGSFSEKNAKAELNASIEKLISRIKVRWRSGRNSSGELNIKDAIQKALQTSVMDVLLPDPLTFGFRLVKAGLANADAKVETPTSKSCVAANEITPMEVMVRNNTKELIKMSLNVTCRDVAGENCVEGSNATVLWSGVLSGISLEVPPLQETRHSFSLYFLVPGEYTLVAAAVIEDANDILRARAKSDSPDEPIFCRGPPFHVRVVGTA is encoded by the exons ATGGAGCCCGACGTCAGCATCGAGACGGGCGCCATGATCCGCGTCGCCGTCCTCCCGATCGGCCACATCCCCGCCCAGCTCCTCCGTGACTACACCGGCATGCTGCTCCGCCACCACACCATCGCCCTCTCCGCCGTCAGCTCCTTCTACACCGAGCACCAGAAGTCCCCCTTCGCCCACCAGCCCTGGGACTCCGGCTCCCTGCGCTTCCGCTTCGTAATCGGGGGGTGCCCTCCCAGCCCCTGGGAGGACTTCCAGTCCAACCGCAAGATCCTTGCCGTCATTGGGATCTGCCACTGCCCCTCATCCCCCGATCTCGACTCCGTGACCGACCAGTTCAGCTCCGCTTGCAAGGGATACTCCTCCGCGCTCGTCCAGCGGTGCTTCGCGTTCTGCCCCAGCGATTCTCAG CTAGAGGATGGCAATAAAAAGGAGGGAAACCTTATATTGTTCCCTCCTGCTGACCACCAGACGCAGGAGTTCCATTTAAACACGATGATGCAAGATATCGCGGCGTCGCTGCTGATGGAATTTGAGAAATGGGTTCTTAAGGCCGAATCTGCTGGAACTATTCTTAAGACGCCTCTCGATTCTCAAGCCAGTCTCAGCTCAGAGGAG GTGATTAAGGCAAAAAAGCGACGACTTGGCAGAGCACAGAAGACAATTGGTGATTATTGTTTGTTAGCTGGATCTCCTGTTGATGCCAATGCACATTATACTACCGCGTTAGAACTTGCTAGACTGACTGGAGATTACTTCTGGTATGCTGGAGCATTAGAAGGCAGTGTTTGTGCCTTGCTG TTGGACCGGATGGGCCACATAGATCCAGTGCTAATTGATGAGGTTAAGTATCGCTACAACAGTGTCATATTGCACTACAGAAAGTCCTCCATACAAGACAATACACAAAG AGTTTCCCCATTGAGCTTTGAACTTGAGGCCACCTTGAAACTGGCAAGATTCCTTTGCAG AAGGGAGCTACCGAAGGATGTTGTGGAGTTGTTGACTAATGCTGCAGATGGTGCAAGGTCTTTGATTGATGCAAGTGACAGGCTTGTTTTATATGTGGAGATAGCTCGTTTGTATGGGGCTATCGGTTACCATAGGAAGGCTGCCTTTTTTTCAAGGCAGGTAGCTCAGATGTATTTGCAGCAAGAAAATAGATTGAATGCAATTAGTGCCATGCAAGTTTTGGCCATGACAACCAAAGCATATCGCGTTCATACCAGGGCATCTGACTCCGAGCATTCCCAGAATGAT GAAGCTGGACCAAGCCCGGGAAATAGCGGGAAGGTGCATCACCATTCAGTGGTCTCACTCTTTGAGTGCCAATGGAGCACTTTGCAGATGGTTGTGCTTCGAGAGATACTTCTTTCTGCTGTTCGTGCAGGAGATCCTCTTGCTGCCTGGAGTGCAGCGGCTCGTCTGCTTAGATCATACTACCCTCTGATTACACCGGCTGGGCAAAATGGTCTTGCCAATGCACTCGCTAATTCTGCTGGGAGGCTGCCTTCTGGAACGCGTTGTGCAGATCCTGCCTTGCCTTTTATTAG GTTGTATTCTTTTCCTCTACTATCTTCACAAGCAGACATTGTAAAACGCAACCCAGCTAGAGAGGATTGGTGGATGGGATCAGCTCCCTCTGGACCATTCATCTATACACCATTTAGCAAGGGAGAGTCCAATGATAGCTCTAAGCAGGAGCTCATATGGGTTGTTGGTGAACCAGTTCAGGTCTTGGTTGAGCTGGCAAATCCTTGTGGCTTTGATTTGAGGGTCGATAGTATATACCTCTCTGTTCattctgaaaattttgatGCCTTCCCAGTCAGCGTTAATCTCCCTCCCAATTCATCAAAGGTGATAACCTTGTCAGGAATACCGACCTCAGTTGGGCAAGTAACAATCCCTGGGTGTACTGTTCATTGTTTTGGTGTTATCACCGAGCACCTCTTTAAGGATGTTGAAAATCTTCTTCTTGGGGCAGCACAGGGTCTTGTTCTCTCTGACCCGTTCCGAAGTTGCGGGTCCACTAAGTTGAGAAATATATCTGCTCCAAAAATATCTGTAGTACCCCAGCTTCCACTATTAGTGCCGCACATTGTGGGTGGTGACGGCTCCATCATTCTATATGAAGGTGAAATTCACGACGTGTGGATTAGTCTATCTAATGCCGGTACAGTCCCCGTCGAACAGGCACATATTTCCTTATCAGGAAAGAACCAAGATTCAGTTATTTCAATTGCATATGAGACGTTAAAATCCTCTCTTCCTCTTAAACCTGGGGCTCAAGTGACCGTACCTGTAACCTTGAAAGCTTGGCAACTTAGCATGTCAGATCCTGATACTGTTTCCGGTAGGAGCGGCTTGGGAAGCACAGGGAGGCATTTTAAGGATGGCAATAGTCCTACATTGGTGATACATTATGCAG GGCCCGTTGCAGAGCCTGAAGATCCCACATCTGCTGGAACTATACCACCAGGAAGACGCCTTGTGGTTCCTTTACCAGTTTGTGTTTTCCAGGGCTTGTCCTTTGTGAAGGCTCGTTTGCTTTCTATGGAGATTCCTGCTTATGTTACCAAAAACAATCCCATACCAACTTTTGTGGAAAGCAACTCCCCTGAAGAAGTTGCTGGCTCGGAAATTACGATGGATAAGCTTGTTAAGATTGACCCTTTCCGAGGAAGTTGGGGGCTCCGATTCCTCGAGCTTGAGCTCTCTAATCCGACTGATGTGGTGTTTGAAATTAGCGTCTCTGTTCAGATTGAAAATTCTATGAGTGGAGATAACCAGGTGGCCAATCAAGATGCTGCTGAATTTTTTTATCCTAAGACAAGAATTGATCGGGATTACTCAGCACGGGTTCTAATACCACTTGAGCACTTCAAATTACCCGTCCTAGATGAGTCTTTCTTGCTAGGACATCCACAGGCTGATGGGGTTGGTAGCAATAGGAATGGGAGCTTCTCGGAGAAAAACGCCAAAGCTGAGCTGAATgcttccattgaaaagttgatATCCAGAATAAAAGTAAGGTGGCGATCAGGACGGAACAGCTCTGGGGAACTGAACATAAAGGATGCTATACAGAAAGCCCTTCAAACTTCCGTGATGGATGTGTTGCTACCGGATCCATTGACATTCGGGTTCCGGCTTGTGAAGGCTGGCTTGGCAAATGCGGACGCCAAGGTAGAAACACCCACATCGAAGAGTTGTGTGGCGGCCAATGAGATTACTCCAATGGAGGTTATGGTACGCAATAACACGAAGGAGTTGATCAAGATGAGTCTTAATGTGACGTGCAGGGATGTTGCTGGAGAGAATTGTGTTGAAGGTTCTAATGCCACTGTCCTGTGGTCAG GTGTACTGAGTGGAATCTCGTTGGAAGTTCCCCCGCTTCAAGAGACCAGGCATTCGTTCTCCTTGTATTTCCTTGTCCCTGGAGAATACACATTGGTAGCTGCTGCAGTGATTGAAGATGCCAATGACATTCTGAGGGCTCGGGCCAAGAGCGATTCTCCCGACGAGCCCATATTCTGCCGTGGGCCCCCATTCCACGTCCGCGTTGTTGGCACTGCTTAA